One window of Rasiella rasia genomic DNA carries:
- a CDS encoding outer membrane beta-barrel protein gives MKTRILLFFLTISLTSFSQEIFLEAGLTSSNFEFTNSQGNELENLNSVTKSYLSAGFSHNIFTEGLNASLGVSHNSYGSVGSDNVLGNFFEYDVDYLGINLGFDYDLFTWHNFTPFLKVNASYEFLLQGTQRLNNQVFDLKGVEEFDDAGFFFRGGLGLSYPISEKSSIYLLYTYGQSLDLEDKSPNSNEKLKIVMNNIGIGFTLTLPPKKEKELEEETEVEE, from the coding sequence ATGAAAACACGTATACTCTTGTTTTTTTTAACAATATCACTTACTTCCTTTTCTCAAGAAATTTTTCTTGAAGCAGGGCTAACGTCGTCAAATTTCGAATTTACTAATAGCCAAGGAAATGAACTTGAAAATCTAAATTCAGTTACCAAAAGCTATTTATCGGCTGGGTTTAGTCACAACATTTTTACTGAAGGTCTAAATGCAAGTTTAGGCGTTTCTCACAATAGCTATGGTTCTGTGGGAAGTGACAATGTGCTGGGCAACTTTTTTGAATACGACGTAGACTATCTAGGCATCAATTTAGGATTCGATTACGACCTGTTTACGTGGCATAATTTCACACCTTTTCTTAAAGTGAACGCTTCATACGAATTCTTACTTCAAGGTACGCAACGCTTAAACAATCAGGTGTTCGATTTAAAAGGTGTGGAAGAATTTGACGATGCTGGATTTTTCTTTAGAGGTGGATTGGGTCTTTCGTATCCAATTTCAGAAAAAAGTTCAATTTATCTGTTGTATACCTACGGACAGAGTTTAGATCTAGAAGATAAATCGCCCAATAGCAATGAAAAATTGAAGATTGTAATGAATAACATCGGAATTGGCTTTACACTTACTCTACCTCCTAAAAAAGAAAAAGAGTTAGAAGAAGAAACTGAAGTTGAAGAATAA
- a CDS encoding T9SS type A sorting domain-containing protein — MTTKLCIVSMLFLALGSLSAQETIRSTIGVNGASTTVNAEGKTYLVQQSVGQGSVIGQHQAQEISVLQGFIQPPITIKKVIQTDASLQAVVFPNPFDSNVTIRFSETIEGPISIILYDISGRIVYNKEEAPARELQIDFGFLSSASYLLHVSHAEKIFTANLIKN, encoded by the coding sequence ATGACAACTAAATTATGTATTGTCAGCATGCTCTTTTTGGCACTTGGCTCGCTCTCTGCTCAAGAAACCATTCGCTCTACTATTGGAGTTAATGGAGCTTCGACCACGGTAAATGCTGAAGGAAAAACGTATCTCGTACAACAAAGTGTAGGACAAGGAAGTGTAATCGGGCAACACCAAGCTCAGGAAATTTCGGTGCTACAAGGATTCATTCAACCTCCTATCACTATAAAAAAAGTAATACAAACAGACGCTTCGTTACAAGCGGTTGTTTTTCCTAACCCATTTGATAGTAATGTTACTATTCGATTTTCAGAAACCATAGAAGGACCTATATCTATCATACTTTACGATATTTCAGGGCGTATTGTTTACAATAAAGAAGAAGCCCCTGCGAGAGAATTGCAAATAGATTTTGGATTTCTTTCTAGTGCGAGTTACTTACTTCATGTTTCTCATGCAGAGAAAATATTTACTGCCAACCTTATAAAAAATTAA
- a CDS encoding response regulator transcription factor, whose product MNRDIKILIADDHPMLLKGLLQEFKEQGYTQMLQAANGVEALELLVSEKPAIAILDIEMPILTGFEVIVKASQLSLPTKYIILTSHKEKGFIIRAKKLNISGYLLKDEPFSEVQNCIQSVYDGTPYFSKTFENVFQEQVAPAITKLNFLSPSERTILRLVAQQKSSKEIGELVNISYRTVQKHRTNIIEKLGLDANPDALLLWTKENRELLGSL is encoded by the coding sequence ATGAATAGAGATATAAAAATTTTAATAGCTGATGACCACCCTATGCTTTTAAAGGGATTGTTGCAAGAATTTAAAGAGCAAGGTTATACGCAAATGCTACAGGCTGCAAATGGAGTAGAGGCACTCGAATTGCTTGTTTCTGAAAAGCCAGCTATTGCTATTTTAGATATTGAAATGCCCATTTTAACAGGCTTTGAAGTTATTGTAAAAGCTAGTCAGCTCTCATTGCCAACCAAATATATAATACTAACTTCCCATAAGGAAAAAGGTTTTATTATTAGAGCCAAAAAATTGAACATTAGTGGATACTTGCTCAAAGATGAACCATTTTCTGAGGTTCAAAATTGTATACAATCGGTTTATGACGGCACTCCATATTTTAGTAAAACTTTTGAGAATGTTTTTCAAGAGCAGGTTGCCCCGGCCATTACGAAGCTTAATTTTTTATCGCCTTCAGAACGTACTATTTTAAGACTGGTTGCGCAGCAAAAATCATCGAAAGAAATTGGCGAACTCGTGAATATCTCCTACAGAACTGTTCAGAAACACAGAACAAATATTATTGAAAAGTTGGGGCTAGATGCAAATCCAGATGCACTTCTTCTTTGGACTAAAGAAAATCGTGAGTTATTAGGCTCACTGTAG
- a CDS encoding sensor histidine kinase codes for MLFLLCAYTMVSQEREVLVKTFDKEDGIALDAISDVIFDTDGFLWLCGNILATREIIAGDKTIALQRFNGKTFHSIPIPEIYGVTDVLKFYMRADGNFILLTDNGLLFFNPLTTAFSKIELNADSISRIFLIEGNEYVLVQKDRDLTLLQLHTNLSTTALFSFTSSENKYHVGTSTQLVKLKDHWLISDYYFAIKLFTKSGTLVKEIRADKYKELDAVSRILRIDEILELGEKKALFFRGNTKLHYLDETLLDIRPMASPNTSMPASNLAFVKDTLGNKLLVSEYNGNLQFSKVSEENGIETWYNKKQFEGVVALHSASQNVKKDMWIGTSSGQLHHYQFQQQAIKQILPEHQFRAIHHLKEDTYLLATDQHGWHLFDTTTMSTKKLVFVGAKNNGFPNSSRNFVKDGDLLWANARSGIISANLSDKTTTYYRHHPLTSLEQINDSIILAGTKNYQLLSFNMRAKQFEEILKTDTLHMHDLAYDKHRQLLAVATSQGLLIYNTHTKKHTFYNGRNQLADSYLLMVDYHPDYGFLLGSRSGSIVAFHEETKTFKNLYQDALGAGIATIIPRGNVWWINTFNGYVRWDTKENTATRFSTKDGFSNNEANRYSALDLGDKLLIGSIAGLNYFDPKSIVPEANISELKLLKVRSYDKKERRIIDVLDQSLFTNSPSITLPAEFKELQIEYALTHNVENKPHSFQYRLNNEAWTNIGQEQQIRFPNMAVGNYLLEIEALDFSGKKLGETLRLNIDSKDFFYRTWWFYLLLSSGAILLLLYYLKQSKSKQRMQEQFSIDLLLSQEKERNHIAKELHDSVGQQLTLIKKKTQQKGDQDLTALTNNVLEEVRGISRGLYPANLKLLGLTESIEQLVYDLDEQTDTFFSVTVAPIDSFFNETETLNIFRFVQECLANCLKHSNATAAEVEVGERLNDIVIVVSDNGRGFNMADAALQNSLGLKTLAERIKIVKGTLEINSNLGDGTTFTAIIPKK; via the coding sequence ATGCTATTCTTGTTATGTGCATATACCATGGTGTCTCAAGAGCGAGAAGTATTGGTTAAAACTTTTGACAAGGAAGACGGTATAGCTTTAGACGCTATTTCTGATGTTATTTTTGATACCGATGGTTTTTTGTGGCTCTGCGGAAATATTCTAGCAACACGTGAAATTATTGCTGGAGATAAAACCATTGCCTTACAACGTTTTAACGGAAAGACATTTCATAGCATTCCAATTCCGGAAATCTATGGGGTTACCGATGTGTTGAAGTTTTACATGCGCGCTGATGGAAATTTTATTTTGTTGACAGATAATGGGCTCTTATTTTTTAATCCGTTAACTACAGCTTTTTCAAAAATTGAATTGAATGCAGATTCTATTTCGAGGATATTTTTAATTGAAGGAAACGAATATGTTCTTGTGCAAAAAGACCGAGACCTCACACTTTTGCAATTACACACAAATTTAAGTACAACAGCACTTTTCTCTTTTACTAGCTCAGAAAACAAGTACCATGTTGGCACGAGCACCCAACTAGTAAAACTGAAAGACCATTGGTTAATTAGTGATTATTATTTTGCGATTAAATTGTTTACCAAAAGTGGAACGTTGGTGAAAGAAATAAGGGCTGATAAATACAAAGAACTAGATGCTGTTTCTAGAATCTTAAGAATTGATGAGATACTTGAACTAGGAGAAAAGAAGGCTCTGTTTTTTAGAGGAAACACAAAATTGCATTATTTAGATGAAACGCTGCTGGATATTCGACCGATGGCTTCACCAAACACCAGTATGCCCGCATCAAATCTAGCTTTTGTGAAAGATACCTTGGGTAATAAGTTACTGGTGAGTGAATATAATGGAAATCTTCAATTTAGTAAAGTTTCAGAAGAAAACGGAATAGAAACATGGTATAATAAGAAGCAGTTTGAAGGCGTTGTGGCGCTGCATTCAGCATCTCAGAATGTAAAGAAAGACATGTGGATTGGTACAAGCTCTGGCCAACTTCATCATTACCAATTTCAGCAGCAGGCTATTAAGCAAATACTCCCAGAACATCAATTTAGGGCAATACATCACCTTAAAGAAGACACCTATTTACTGGCGACAGACCAACACGGGTGGCACCTTTTTGATACAACAACAATGAGTACCAAAAAGCTTGTGTTTGTTGGAGCAAAAAACAATGGGTTCCCTAATAGTTCTAGAAATTTTGTGAAGGACGGAGATCTTCTATGGGCAAATGCTAGATCTGGAATAATATCGGCTAATTTGTCTGATAAAACAACTACTTATTATCGTCACCACCCGCTTACTTCGCTAGAACAGATTAACGATTCTATAATTCTTGCAGGCACTAAAAATTATCAGTTACTTTCTTTCAATATGCGCGCTAAGCAGTTTGAAGAAATTCTAAAAACCGACACTTTACATATGCACGATTTAGCGTATGATAAGCATAGGCAGTTGCTTGCTGTAGCAACGTCGCAAGGGTTGTTAATCTATAATACCCATACTAAAAAGCACACATTTTATAATGGTCGAAACCAATTGGCAGACAGCTATTTACTTATGGTAGATTACCACCCCGACTATGGTTTTTTATTAGGAAGTCGTTCTGGATCTATTGTTGCTTTTCATGAAGAGACAAAAACATTTAAGAATCTTTATCAAGATGCATTGGGTGCTGGTATTGCCACAATTATTCCTAGAGGTAATGTTTGGTGGATAAATACATTTAACGGATACGTGCGGTGGGATACCAAAGAGAACACAGCAACTCGATTTTCTACAAAAGACGGGTTTAGTAACAACGAAGCAAATAGGTATAGCGCACTGGACTTAGGAGACAAATTGTTAATTGGGAGCATTGCTGGGCTCAACTATTTTGATCCGAAATCCATTGTTCCTGAAGCGAATATTTCAGAATTAAAATTGCTTAAAGTTAGAAGTTACGATAAGAAGGAACGTCGCATAATAGATGTTCTAGACCAAAGTTTATTTACCAATTCTCCTTCTATAACCTTGCCTGCAGAGTTTAAGGAGCTTCAGATTGAGTATGCCTTAACGCATAATGTTGAAAACAAACCTCATAGTTTTCAATACCGCCTAAATAATGAGGCATGGACTAATATTGGGCAAGAGCAACAGATACGTTTCCCAAATATGGCAGTTGGAAATTATTTGTTGGAAATAGAGGCTTTAGATTTTTCAGGTAAAAAGTTAGGGGAGACATTGCGACTTAACATTGATTCTAAAGACTTCTTTTATCGTACTTGGTGGTTTTATTTATTGCTTTCTTCTGGGGCAATACTTTTGTTGCTTTATTACTTAAAACAGTCTAAAAGCAAACAGCGAATGCAGGAACAGTTCTCAATAGATTTATTACTTTCTCAAGAAAAGGAACGAAATCATATTGCGAAGGAGCTTCATGATAGCGTAGGCCAGCAATTAACGCTCATAAAAAAGAAAACGCAACAAAAAGGAGATCAGGATCTTACCGCGCTTACTAATAATGTGTTGGAAGAAGTGCGAGGTATTTCTCGTGGGCTATACCCCGCCAACTTGAAATTACTAGGCTTAACCGAAAGCATCGAGCAATTGGTATACGATTTAGACGAGCAGACAGATACATTTTTCTCTGTTACCGTTGCACCTATAGATTCTTTTTTTAATGAAACTGAAACACTAAATATCTTTAGATTTGTACAAGAGTGTTTGGCAAATTGTCTAAAACATTCAAATGCCACGGCAGCCGAAGTTGAAGTAGGAGAAAGATTAAATGATATTGTAATTGTTGTTTCAGACAATGGAAGAGGCTTCAACATGGCAGATGCCGCATTGCAAAATAGTTTAGGCCTTAAAACATTGGCTGAAAGAATAAAAATAGTGAAAGGTACATTAGAAATAAACAGTAACTTGGGAGATGGAACTACCTTTACAGCAATTATTCCTAAGAAATGA
- the radA gene encoding DNA repair protein RadA, which yields MAKTKTTFFCQNCGAQFAKWQGQCTSCKEWNTIAEEVIQKAEKVSWETNNSLASNKSKRAAKPVLVSEISSENETRLNTKNEELNRVLGGGLVPGSLTLLGGEPGIGKSTLMLQVALNLPFKTLYVSGEESAQQIKMRAARIHPEANSCYILTETKTQHIFRNIAEMQPDIVVIDSIQTLHTDYIESSAGSISQIRECTTELIKFAKETATPVILIGHITKDGNIAGPKILEHMVDTVLQFEGDRNHIYRILRANKNRFGSTNELGIYEMQGSGLRQVSNPSEILISKNEEDLSGTAISATLEGMRPLMIEIQALVSTAVYGTPQRSATGYNAKRLNMILAVLEKRAGFKLGAKDVFLNITGGITVDDPAIDLAVVAAVLSSNIDIAIDKRMCFAAEIGLAGEVRPVTRVDQRILEAEKLGFESIIISKYCKLPKERYGISIIKVAKVHDVVRHLFG from the coding sequence ATGGCTAAAACAAAAACTACCTTTTTCTGTCAGAACTGCGGTGCGCAATTTGCTAAGTGGCAAGGACAATGCACCTCTTGCAAGGAGTGGAACACCATTGCTGAAGAGGTTATTCAAAAAGCTGAAAAAGTATCTTGGGAAACCAACAATTCACTAGCATCTAACAAATCGAAGCGAGCAGCAAAACCTGTCTTAGTTTCTGAAATATCTTCAGAAAACGAAACCCGATTAAACACTAAAAACGAAGAGTTAAACCGAGTTCTTGGTGGTGGGTTGGTTCCTGGCAGCCTAACGTTATTAGGCGGCGAACCAGGTATAGGAAAAAGTACACTAATGCTTCAAGTAGCATTAAATCTGCCGTTTAAAACGTTGTATGTTTCTGGTGAAGAGAGCGCACAACAGATTAAAATGCGTGCTGCCCGAATTCATCCAGAAGCTAACAGCTGTTATATTCTAACCGAAACAAAAACACAGCATATTTTTAGGAATATTGCTGAAATGCAACCCGATATTGTTGTGATAGATTCTATTCAAACCCTTCACACAGATTATATAGAAAGTAGTGCGGGCAGTATTTCTCAAATTCGAGAATGTACCACCGAGCTAATAAAATTTGCTAAAGAAACGGCTACGCCAGTGATTCTAATAGGTCATATCACCAAAGATGGAAACATTGCTGGGCCTAAAATTTTAGAACATATGGTAGACACAGTGCTTCAGTTTGAAGGTGACAGAAATCATATCTACAGAATCTTACGTGCAAACAAGAACCGTTTTGGAAGCACAAACGAACTAGGCATCTACGAAATGCAAGGTAGCGGATTGAGACAAGTTAGTAATCCGTCAGAAATTTTAATTTCTAAAAATGAAGAAGATCTGAGCGGTACTGCTATTTCGGCAACTTTAGAAGGCATGCGACCCTTAATGATAGAAATACAAGCCTTAGTGTCTACAGCAGTTTATGGCACTCCACAACGCAGTGCTACAGGGTATAATGCTAAGCGCCTTAATATGATTTTAGCCGTCTTAGAAAAACGAGCTGGCTTTAAATTAGGAGCTAAAGATGTGTTTTTAAATATTACTGGAGGGATTACAGTAGACGATCCAGCAATAGACCTTGCTGTTGTGGCAGCAGTACTTTCATCTAACATAGATATCGCTATTGATAAACGTATGTGTTTTGCTGCGGAAATTGGACTAGCAGGAGAGGTACGTCCGGTAACACGCGTGGACCAACGTATTTTAGAAGCTGAAAAACTAGGATTTGAAAGTATCATAATTTCAAAATACTGCAAGCTTCCAAAAGAGCGCTACGGAATCTCAATTATAAAAGTCGCAAAAGTACACGACGTTGTAAGGCATCTTTTTGGGTAA
- a CDS encoding M23 family metallopeptidase: MKKLKLLIFLLGLLLAVGCDKTVKDTEVIDTPPIQTARETYVAGFTQKDTRLNTWNHAFKRAQQDSLRVTLPYAESGTFSSKTTVAHSYTIQLRAGENLVVALQTQPDTTLVFIDLFRKTEDSLPTYSLIKSVSTHTDTLNYKSDAYGLYKVIIQPEMAKTVPFQLKMYTQPIYSFPVVGAGNADVRSFWAANRGAGTRSHEGIDIYAAKGTPVIAIANGKITSTTDGELGGKQIYLEDKELKTSIYYAHLDTVLTKKDRKVSIGDTIGLVGNSGNAKDLEPHVHFGIFLEKTGPIDPYPYVKQTEIPNLPTYTGATRGVVLSNKASIFQGPSAALQQIESLSKNDTISILGQHRNWFRVLSKESVLGFITTTQLEVLAN, encoded by the coding sequence ATGAAAAAACTTAAGCTACTTATTTTCTTATTAGGTCTCTTACTAGCCGTTGGGTGTGATAAAACGGTGAAAGATACCGAAGTTATAGATACACCACCCATACAGACAGCTAGAGAAACTTATGTAGCAGGTTTTACCCAAAAGGACACACGTTTAAACACTTGGAACCATGCCTTTAAACGAGCACAGCAAGACAGCCTGCGCGTAACCCTGCCCTATGCTGAGAGCGGAACATTTAGCTCTAAAACAACTGTTGCGCATAGTTATACCATTCAACTGCGTGCCGGCGAAAATCTTGTTGTTGCCCTTCAAACCCAACCAGACACCACCCTTGTATTTATAGATCTTTTCAGAAAAACTGAAGATTCACTACCAACATATTCATTAATCAAGAGTGTATCAACACATACCGATACTTTAAATTACAAAAGCGATGCATACGGTTTGTACAAGGTTATTATTCAACCTGAAATGGCAAAAACAGTTCCTTTTCAGCTAAAAATGTATACACAACCTATTTACTCTTTTCCTGTAGTTGGAGCTGGCAATGCTGATGTTAGAAGTTTCTGGGCAGCAAACCGAGGGGCAGGAACGCGCTCTCATGAAGGCATAGACATTTACGCAGCCAAAGGCACCCCAGTTATTGCGATTGCCAATGGTAAAATTACCTCAACCACAGATGGGGAGCTAGGTGGAAAACAAATTTATCTAGAAGACAAAGAGTTAAAAACTTCTATTTATTATGCACATTTAGACACAGTGCTCACCAAAAAAGATCGTAAAGTAAGCATCGGTGATACCATTGGTTTAGTGGGTAATTCTGGAAATGCAAAAGATTTAGAACCCCATGTCCATTTTGGGATTTTTCTGGAAAAAACAGGACCAATAGATCCATATCCTTATGTAAAGCAAACAGAAATCCCAAACCTTCCTACGTATACAGGCGCTACACGAGGGGTTGTTCTTTCAAACAAGGCAAGTATCTTTCAAGGTCCGTCTGCAGCATTACAGCAAATTGAAAGTCTTTCAAAGAATGACACTATCTCCATTTTAGGGCAACACCGCAATTGGTTTCGAGTACTAAGCAAAGAATCTGTACTAGGTTTTATTACTACTACACAGTTAGAGGTTTTAGCAAATTAA
- a CDS encoding acyl-CoA dehydrogenase family protein has translation MSIFSKIKETFSVLKSVDIQAIAKLSQKIDLGEVMKTVGELDDRQMAGLMRMLKTKARKGQHKLPPIDGDFYDLSLKLTPHQREIQLKVRQFMEKEIKPIANEFWNRAEFPHHIIPKMAALNICGMAYKGYGCPDETFLMEGIMAMELARVDVSISTFFGVHSGLAMGSIYLCGSEAQKEEWLPKMQRMELIGAFGLTEPNVGSAVAGGMETTCYKEGDEWVINGQKKWIGNATFSDVTIIWAREKGTNAVKGFLVRKGNPGYKAEKMQDKMALRTVQNALITLTDCRVPESDRLQKCDSFKDTAKVLKMTRAAVAWQAVGCARGAYESALKYTKKREQFGRPIARFQLIQNHLVEMVANLTAMQTMCFRLSEMQDQGIMTDEHASLAKVFCSMRTRDVVSRAREVMGGNGILLEYDVARFVADAEAIYSYEGTKEINSLIVGRAITGYSAFVS, from the coding sequence ATGTCCATTTTTTCAAAAATCAAAGAAACATTCTCAGTATTAAAGTCGGTTGATATACAGGCAATCGCTAAACTCTCCCAAAAAATAGACTTGGGGGAGGTCATGAAGACCGTAGGTGAGCTTGACGATAGGCAAATGGCAGGTCTTATGCGCATGCTAAAAACCAAAGCCCGCAAAGGACAACACAAATTACCACCCATTGATGGAGACTTCTACGATTTAAGCTTAAAATTAACACCTCACCAACGAGAAATTCAGTTAAAAGTTAGGCAGTTCATGGAAAAAGAAATTAAGCCTATAGCCAATGAATTTTGGAACCGTGCAGAGTTTCCACATCATATAATTCCTAAAATGGCAGCATTGAATATCTGCGGAATGGCCTATAAAGGCTACGGTTGTCCAGACGAAACATTTTTAATGGAAGGTATTATGGCAATGGAATTGGCACGTGTAGATGTTTCTATCTCCACATTTTTTGGCGTACATAGCGGTTTAGCCATGGGGTCTATATATCTCTGCGGAAGTGAAGCACAAAAGGAAGAGTGGCTTCCAAAAATGCAACGTATGGAGCTAATTGGTGCATTTGGTCTAACGGAACCCAATGTAGGATCGGCTGTAGCTGGCGGCATGGAAACAACCTGCTACAAAGAAGGTGATGAGTGGGTTATTAACGGTCAGAAAAAATGGATTGGCAATGCTACTTTTAGTGATGTAACCATTATTTGGGCACGTGAAAAAGGAACCAACGCAGTAAAAGGATTCCTTGTTCGTAAAGGAAACCCAGGATATAAGGCTGAAAAAATGCAGGACAAAATGGCGTTGAGGACTGTACAAAACGCACTCATAACGCTTACAGATTGCCGAGTACCAGAAAGTGATAGATTACAAAAATGTGATAGCTTTAAAGATACTGCAAAAGTTCTAAAAATGACACGCGCCGCTGTAGCCTGGCAAGCCGTAGGTTGTGCTCGAGGGGCCTATGAAAGTGCTTTAAAATACACTAAAAAACGTGAGCAATTTGGCAGACCCATTGCGAGGTTTCAGCTTATCCAAAATCACCTTGTAGAAATGGTGGCTAATCTTACTGCCATGCAAACCATGTGTTTTCGACTTAGTGAAATGCAAGATCAAGGTATCATGACAGATGAACATGCATCACTTGCAAAGGTGTTTTGCAGTATGCGCACCAGAGATGTGGTTAGTCGCGCCCGTGAGGTCATGGGTGGTAACGGAATCTTATTAGAATACGATGTAGCACGTTTTGTGGCAGATGCCGAAGCAATTTACAGCTACGAAGGCACCAAAGAAATAAATTCGCTCATTGTAGGGCGTGCCATCACAGGATATAGTGCCTTTGTAAGCTAA
- a CDS encoding NADP(H)-dependent aldo-keto reductase — translation MKYTNLPNTNLQVSKICLGTMTYGRQNSEVEAHQQMTYALDKGVNFFDTAEMYAVPFTPETQGLTEQYIGTWLAKTGHRDKVVLASKITGTGRGIFKSIREDLDFSVTSLDDALHKSLKRLQTDYLDLYQLHWPERTVNIFGVREYAHAENTQWEDNIAEILERLEVYVKQGKVRHIGLSNETPYGVMRYMEEHRKGKRKMVSVQNAYSLLQRRDEVGLSEVLQMENIGYLPYSPLAFGVLSGKYLNHKKPEGARITQFPQYSRYSSEASMKATLRYAQIAERHGLTLAQLALAFVNSRSFVTATIIGATTLKQLEENVDSINVTLSEEILKEIEQVHQEMPNPAP, via the coding sequence ATGAAATATACCAACCTACCCAATACAAACCTTCAGGTAAGTAAAATTTGCCTCGGAACTATGACCTACGGTCGTCAAAACAGCGAGGTGGAGGCACACCAGCAAATGACGTATGCGCTCGATAAGGGTGTCAATTTTTTTGATACTGCAGAAATGTATGCAGTGCCTTTTACACCAGAAACTCAAGGTCTCACAGAACAATATATTGGTACCTGGCTTGCCAAAACCGGTCATAGAGATAAAGTAGTTTTGGCGAGTAAGATCACAGGCACAGGTCGCGGAATCTTTAAAAGTATTCGAGAAGATTTAGATTTTAGCGTTACTTCATTAGACGACGCACTTCATAAAAGCTTAAAAAGATTGCAAACAGATTATTTAGATCTCTATCAGTTGCACTGGCCTGAGCGCACGGTAAACATTTTTGGGGTACGAGAATATGCTCACGCAGAAAATACCCAATGGGAAGACAATATTGCTGAAATTTTAGAACGATTAGAGGTTTATGTGAAACAAGGAAAAGTAAGACATATAGGTTTAAGCAATGAAACTCCCTACGGTGTAATGCGTTACATGGAAGAACACCGAAAAGGGAAACGTAAAATGGTTTCGGTACAAAACGCGTATAGTTTGTTACAGCGCCGTGATGAGGTTGGGCTTAGCGAAGTGTTGCAAATGGAAAATATAGGGTACTTACCATATTCGCCTTTGGCATTTGGGGTGCTTTCAGGGAAATACCTAAATCATAAAAAACCAGAAGGAGCTAGAATAACGCAGTTTCCTCAGTATTCGCGATACAGCAGTGAGGCATCTATGAAAGCCACCCTTCGCTACGCGCAAATTGCAGAACGACATGGACTCACACTTGCCCAATTAGCGCTGGCTTTTGTAAATAGCCGGTCTTTTGTTACAGCCACAATTATTGGAGCTACGACCCTAAAACAGTTAGAAGAAAACGTAGACAGTATTAATGTGACGCTTTCCGAAGAAATACTAAAAGAAATTGAGCAAGTACATCAAGAAATGCCTAATCCTGCTCCCTAA
- a CDS encoding OmpA family protein has product MIIKKILFGSFVVLFLSSCVSSQVYEDLKAKNETLRAENEALMAQLDGNQTNADAYTVANLRKEIEKLNAEKTQLAMNLAAAENNLERLQKSYDALEENSSGALSDNLALNRTLLEKLEAKEKALAKEEARLKLVEEKLRNRSKRVEELEAIIAAKDAKMRALKDAISAALTNFEGNGLTIEQRDGKVYVSMENKLLFESGSWAVNARGREAVVALGKVLAENKEIAVLIEGHTDNVPYGGNGHIKNNWDLSTKRATAIVAILTENRNIPKDNLTAAGRGEYAPIAPNSSADGKAKNRRIEVVLTPKLDEINKLLNDI; this is encoded by the coding sequence ATGATTATTAAAAAAATTCTATTTGGAAGTTTTGTTGTTTTATTTTTATCCAGCTGCGTATCGTCGCAGGTTTATGAAGATTTAAAAGCAAAGAATGAAACGCTTCGTGCCGAAAATGAAGCATTAATGGCTCAATTAGATGGCAATCAAACCAATGCCGACGCCTATACTGTTGCCAATCTTAGAAAAGAAATTGAAAAACTAAATGCCGAAAAGACACAATTAGCTATGAATTTGGCAGCGGCAGAGAACAATCTCGAACGACTTCAAAAATCGTATGACGCCTTGGAAGAAAATAGCTCTGGCGCGTTGTCTGATAATTTAGCACTAAACAGAACATTGCTCGAAAAATTGGAGGCCAAAGAAAAGGCATTAGCAAAAGAAGAGGCGCGCTTAAAACTAGTTGAAGAGAAGCTGAGAAATCGGTCTAAACGTGTAGAAGAGTTAGAAGCAATTATTGCTGCTAAAGATGCAAAGATGCGTGCTTTAAAGGATGCCATCTCTGCGGCACTAACAAATTTTGAAGGCAATGGTCTTACCATAGAGCAGCGCGACGGAAAAGTGTATGTTTCTATGGAAAACAAGCTCCTTTTTGAGAGTGGAAGTTGGGCTGTTAATGCACGCGGTAGAGAAGCGGTTGTTGCCCTCGGAAAAGTGCTGGCAGAAAATAAGGAAATAGCGGTGCTTATTGAAGGCCATACAGACAATGTGCCGTACGGAGGAAATGGTCATATTAAAAACAATTGGGACCTCTCCACTAAGCGAGCAACAGCAATTGTTGCCATTCTTACAGAAAATCGAAACATTCCTAAAGATAATCTAACAGCGGCCGGAAGAGGAGAATATGCCCCAATCGCGCCCAATTCGTCTGCAGACGGCAAAGCAAAGAACAGGAGGATAGAAGTGGTGCTAACTCCTAAGTTAGATGAAATCAATAAATTGTTGAATGATATATAG